One part of the Panthera leo isolate Ple1 chromosome D4, P.leo_Ple1_pat1.1, whole genome shotgun sequence genome encodes these proteins:
- the LOC122204604 gene encoding LOW QUALITY PROTEIN: olfactory receptor 1G1-like (The sequence of the model RefSeq protein was modified relative to this genomic sequence to represent the inferred CDS: inserted 1 base in 1 codon) — protein MSSQRVSGRANPISFLEVSETEAGQHVQEISNQTSISDFLLLGFSAHPEQQPLLFGLFLGMYLVSVLGNLLIIMAIVSDQHLHTPMYFFLANLSFIETCFTCTTVPKVLANILTQRHAIIYTGCLVQMYFFMVLALLDDFLLAVMAYDRYVAICLPLHYTTIMCPQRCLLLVAASWLCSHLLASSLTLLMSQFSFCASHAIPHFFCDLLPLLKLACSDTQIFQVMMFAEAALSGVVPLTCVLLSYAHIIHTILRVPSAGGSXKVFSTCGSHLTVVILFYGTVFLVYFQPSSSYSADTGMVASVVYTMVTPMLNPFIYSLRNRDMKRALWKLLVWGRCSIP, from the exons ATGTCTTCTCAAAGAGTCAGTGGGAGAGCAAACCCAATCTCCTTCCTGGAAGTGTCAGAGACTGAGGCTGGCCAGCATGTCCAG GAAATCAGCAACCAAACCAGCATCTCTGACTTCCTGCTCCTGGGCTTCTCTGCACACCCTGAGCAGCAGCCTCTCCTGTTCGGACTCTTCCTGGGCATGTACCTGGTCAGCGTGTTGGGGAATCTGCTCATCATCATGGCCATAGTTTCTGACCAgcacctccacacccccatgtacttcttcctggccaaCCTGTCCTTCATCGAGACCTGCTTCACCTGCACCACTGTCCCCAAGGTGCTGGCAAACATCCTGACACAGCGCCATGCAATCATCTACACTGGGTGCCTTGTGCAGATGTACTTCTTCATGGTGTTGGCTCTACTGGATGACTTCCTGCTGGCCGTGATGGCATATGACCGCTACGTGGCCATCTGCCTTCCTCTCCACTATACCACGATCATGTGTCCCCAGCGCTGCCTGCTGCTGGTCGCCGCATCCTGGCTCTGCTCCCACCTCCTGGCCTCCTCGCTCACCCTCCTCATGTCTCAGTTCTCCTTCTGTGCCTCTCATGCCATCCCACACTTTTTCTGtgatcttctccctctcctcaaaCTTGCCTGTTCAGACACCCAGAtctttcaggtcatgatgtttGCTGAAGCAGCCCTCTCAGGTGTGGTCCCTCTCACCTGTGTCCTGCTCTCTTATGCCCACATCATCCACACCATCCTCAGGGTCCCCTCTGCTGGGGGAA ACAAGGTCTTCTCAACCTGTGGCTCTCACCTTACAGTGGTCATTCTCTTCTATGGAACTGTCTTTCTGGTGTATTTCCAGCCTTCTTCCTCCTATTCAGCAGACACAGGTATGGTGGCATCTGTGGTATACACAATGGTCacccccatgctgaacccctttatctacagcctgaggaacaggGACATGAAGAGGGCTTTATGGAAACTCCTTGTCTGGGGAAGATGTTCCATCCCATAA
- the LOC122204603 gene encoding olfactory receptor 1G1-like, whose protein sequence is MSSQRVSGRANPISFLEVSETEAGQHVQEIRNQTSVSDFLLLGFSAHPEQQPLLFGLFLGMYLVTVLGNLLIIMAIGSDQHLHTPMYFFLANLSFVDTCFTCTIVPKVLANILTQRHAISHTGCLVQMYFFMALTLLDDFLLAVMAYDRYVAICLPLHYTTIMCPQRCLLLVAASWLCSHLLASSLTLLMSQFSFCASHAIPHFFCDLLPLLKLACSDTQIFQVMMFAEAALSGVVPLTCVLLSYAHIIHTILRVPSAGGKHKVFSTCGSHLSVVTLFYGTLFLVYFQPSSTYSAEIGMVASVVYTMVTPLLNPFIYSLRNRDMKGALGKLGEREAGGRQGAAFAGLNSTLLSQGCDLHTGSHCGNKGRATFRGEERTYCIPSMGTGLQLEKYDSMIEPGPGQNQGYEDGSEQHVTPGKTRKAIWSSEWSYH, encoded by the exons GAAATCAGAAACCAAACCAGCGTCTCTGACTTCCTGCTTCTGGGCTTCTCTGCACACCCTGAGCAGCAGCCTCTCCTGTTCGGACTCTTCCTGGGCATGTACCTGGTCACCGTGTTGGGGAACCTGCTCATCATCATGGCCATTGGTTCTGACCAgcacctccacacccccatgtacttcttcctggccaaCCTGTCCTTCGTCGATACCTGCTTCACCTGCACCATTGTCCCCAAGGTGCTGGCGAACATCCTGACACAGCGCCACGCCATCTCCCACACTGGGTGCCTCGTGCAGATGTACTTCTTCATGGCGCTGACCCTGCTGGATGACTTCCTGCTGGCCGTGATGGCATATGACCGCTACGTGGCCATCTGCCTTCCTCTCCACTACACCACGATCATGTGTCCCCAGCGCTGCCTGCTGCTGGTCGCCGCATCCTGGCTCTGCTCCCACCTCCTGGCCTCCTCGCTCACCCTCCTCATGTCTCAGTTCTCCTTCTGTGCCTCTCATGCCATCCCACACTTTTTCTGtgatcttctccctctcctcaaaCTTGCCTGTTCAGACACCCAGAtctttcaggtcatgatgtttGCTGAAGCAGCCCTCTCAGGTGTGGTCCCTCTCACCTGTGTCCTGCTCTCTTATGCCCACATCATCCACACCATCCTCAGGGTCCCCTCTGCTGGGGGGAAGCACAAGGTCTTCTCGACCTGTGGCTCTCACCTGTCAGTGGTTACTCTCTTCTACGGGACGCTCTTTCTGGTGTATTTCCAGCCCTCATCCACCTATTCAGCAGAAATAGGAATGGTGGCATCTGTAGTATATACAATGGTCACCCCCTTGCTGAACCCCTTtatctacagcctgaggaacaggGACATGAAAGGGGCCCT AGGTAAACTTGGGGAAAGAGAAGCCGGTGGcaggcagggagctgcttttgcag GTCTCAACAGCACCTTGCTCTCTCAGGGCTGTGACCTTCACACCGGCTCCCACTGTGGGAACAAGGGCAGAGCTACATTccgaggagaggagag GACATACTGCATTCCATCCATGGGGACTGGGCTCCAATTAGAAAAGTATGACTCCATGATAGAGCCAGGCCCCGGTCAGAATCAGGGCTACGAGGATGGATCCGAGCAGCACGTCACCCCAGGGAAAACCAGGAAGGCCATCTGGTCATCTGAATGGTCTTATCACTGA